One Engystomops pustulosus chromosome 7, aEngPut4.maternal, whole genome shotgun sequence DNA window includes the following coding sequences:
- the BATF gene encoding basic leucine zipper transcriptional factor ATF-like gives MEISVFRYQNHTRNVTVVGRRLTCEKYKKKKNICNRRDRWPVQQDMQPDSDSNEAGYISSPSSSKQDSSDDMKKVQRREKNRIAAQKSRQRQTQKADTLHVESENLERLNSALRREIRCLREELKILTNLLSSHQSVCQLGPQKLTPFPALVTANPRYQH, from the exons atggaaatttcg GTCTTCAGATACCAAAACCACACGAGGAATGTGACAGTGGTAGGGAGGAGACTAACatgtgaaaaatacaaaaaaaaaaagaatatttgcaACAGAAGAGACAGGTGGCCAGTGCAGCAGGACATGCAACCAGACTCTGACAGCAATGAGGCCGGATACATCAGCTCCCCCTCCAGCAGTAAACAG GATTCCTCTGATGATATGAAGAAAGTTCAGAGAAGGGAAAAGAATCGAATTGCAGCACAAAAAAGTCGCCAGCGGCAAACACAAAAGGCAGACACTTTACATGTG GAAAGTGAAAACCTGGAGCGTCTGAACTCAGCACTTCGAAGGGAAATACGCTGCCTGCGTGAAGAGCTTAAGATTCTGACAAACCTCCTGAGCAGTCACCAGTCTGTGTGTCAACTGGGGCCACAGAAACTTACACCATTCCCAGCGCTTGTCACTGCCAACCCCCGCTACCAGCACTGA
- the TMED10 gene encoding transmembrane emp24 domain-containing protein 10 has protein sequence MIVSSLCLRPRCTMASRLLLLPALLLLFCGSVRPISFQLSPNGRKCLREEIHKDVLVTGEYDVSEPHGQGQVRLKITDSSNHILYSKEDATKGKFAFTTEEYDMFEVCFESKHPAGAGRAPDQMVVLNMKHGVEAKNYEEIAKVEKLKPLEVELRRLEDLSESIVNDFAYMKKREEEMRDTNESTNVRVLYFSIFSMCCLMGLATWQVFYLRRFFKAKKLIE, from the exons ATGATTGTCTCTTCGCTGTGTCTGAGGCCCCGGTGTACCATGGCTTCCCGGCTGCTGTTACTCCCGGCTTTACTGCTGCTGTTCTGTGGCTCAGTGAGGCCCATCTCGTTCCAGCTCTCGCCCAACGGCCGCAAATGTCTACGGGAAGAGATTCATAAAGACGTCCTGGTCACCGGGGAATACGATGTATCCGAGCCGCACGGCCAGGGCCAAGTCCGGCTCAAG ATTACGGACTCCTCCAACCACATCCTGTACTCCAAGGAAGATGCCACAAAGGGAAAGTTTGCCTTCACCACGGAGGAGTACGATATGTTTGAAGTTTGCTTTGAAAGCAAACACCCTGCAG GTGCTGGACGGGCACCAGATCAAATGGTGGTTCTGAACATGAAACATGGAGTTGAGGCCAAGAACTATGAAGAG ATTGCTAAGGTGGAGAAGCTGAAACCTCTCGAGGTGGAGCTGAGGCGTTTGGAAGATCTGTCAGAGTCCATTGTCAATGACTTTGCCTAcatgaagaagagagaagaggagatgagagataCAAATG AGTCCACCAATGTCCGTGTCTTGTACTTCAGCATCTTCTCCATGTGCTGTTTGATGGGACTAGCCACCTGGCAAGTCTTCTATCTCCGACGCTTCTTCAAGGCAAAGAAACTCATTGAGTGA